The following nucleotide sequence is from Thunnus albacares chromosome 15, fThuAlb1.1, whole genome shotgun sequence.
tgttttttatatgtgaGGTTGGTTTTGTCTGGTGACAATGACTTTAAATGTACCATAAAAGTTGTGGGTTTactgtataaactgtatatataacTGTTTACTgaataaaaactaattaaacaaccaaatcaGCCTCATGGAAAGGTTTCCTCCCTCTTCCCACACACACTAATCAACTCATTTTCAGTGCTGCATGCTTACGTTCATGTATATGCCTACAGTCTTGTGATTTTTATGTGTTCTAGTGTGCGCTAGAGTCTACGCCACCTTGATATTTATGTAGCTGTGGTGATTTCTGCAAATGTGGACGACCGCAGGAAAGTGTGTCAGAGGTTTTGGGTTGTATTTAATTCTGGGCAGGCCTCTCCCACTCATTAGCTGCTTTAAGAGTGTCTGTATGCAAAGAGGCCATGACTTACAACactttgaatgtttatgatTCATGAATCTCTGCCAGGCCTATTACTCAGCTGCCcgtcgctcacacacacacattcattgtTATAAACCACATGGAATGGCCAGTGTTGGCTGGAGGTACTTTCATGTATTATAGTTTCACTGTGATGGGTTGTAATGTTGTTGTCCCAGATCgtctcttcatttatttttaacatattaaTGCTTTTGTTTAGACTTTTATTAGAGCTGATGAAGAAATTGGGCAAACAAGAGTGTAGAAAAAAAGTAGACTGTCAGAGAGAAGTATAGAAAACAAGGTATGGTCTTGTGATTTTAATTAGGCCAGCGCACTGACATCACATGAACATATTCACTAATGAAAGGTTTATAACCATGGCATGAATGCATGCTTGTGCCCATGcccttgtatgtgtgtgtgcatgcacctTTCTTTATAAATCCGCAGCTGGGTGGAAAATTGCAGGCAAGAtctgaaggttttttttaaggTCTACATGTATTTCTTAAATGACACAACTAACAAGATGCAGATGAGTGTAGAGCACGAAGAACAACAGTAGTTCTATGTCATAGATTTCTCATTACACCTGTTTCACCACAGtctccacacacatacacacactggtCTATTCAATGCGGGGACACTTGTTTCAATTGAACATCTCCATCTGTGCGGCGGGTGTGGGGATTTCAGTGATTGGAAGCTTTGTCGTGTCATCTCATGTTGGCACTTCATTGATTTATAAGGCCTTgcaagagaggaaaacagacaaGGCGGGGAAAAAAGGGAAGCAGGAGGCTAATGATGAGTATAACAGAAAAGAAGAGTGACAGTGCTTGTGTGTCTGACAGGTGCTTATTAGACATAATGACTGTTCCTGCACACAAAGCAGGGTTTTATCAGCCAGCTGGCCAGACACATTTCAATAACCAGCCTCCCTTTCTGCCCTGGCTTCTTTTCGTTCCGCTCCTTCCCTTTCATCTCTGCTGTCGTCATCTGCCGTCACTCTCCTTTCCCCCCTGCTTGTTATTTGTATGCCAACCCcatcatcttctctctctctctctccctatttATCTTACTCTGATTGTGTGTCTCGCTCTGtcctgctctctctgctctcccttGCCTCCCATctcctgttttttctctctctcgccagcagccagcagccaaATAGATGGCATCAATCCTTGGCCAACCTTCAGCTGGCTGGTCGAAGTGACTGACATTACACTCTTGTGAAGCGTAGCCAatatacacacgcacactctcTTAAGAAGGCGAGAACTTGATTACAACTGACTTCAGGAGTTTGTTCATCACTCAGATTTTAATGTCACATCACATGGTCATGATAACAGACAACACAATATCGGCACTTTCCCAAAAGCAAAGAGGACAATACAAAATAGATAAAGCTCCAATAAACATTTAGCAGTCTCTTATGTACAACAGAAAGAAATCTCATAGAGGAGAGAGtggggtgagagagaggggaagtGTGAGTAGGAGAGAGGAGGTGTCTATTTGATGGGTGAGTCCAGAATCTCCTCGTACTCCTCCCTTTGGTGGCGCCCAACCCCGCGAGAGGGCAGCAGCTTCATTGCCACTAGCCAGCCGACGCTCAGTATGACCATCACATTTCCGACAACCTCAGGGGCAGTGGGAGCCAATGGCAGCACGGTTAGATACAGAAGCAGGGCAACAGGTACCTCCAGGCTCTGAGAGGCGGAGACCAGAGCCGGGTGGAGTCGGGTGAGGGCATGCGTCATCCCCAAGAAGGCTGCAATTGAACAGGCAACCAGGCCCAGGACTAGACCCCAGGCTGTGGTACTCGTAGGCCAGGACCAGCCCTCCTGGAGCAGGGCCAAGGAGGCTGGGGCCAGCAGGCAGCCCGTCCAGCTTACTGTGAAGAGAGCCGTGCCAACTCCCACTCTCTCCTTCAGGGAGCGATATCCAACCAGCGCCAGAGCCATCCACAGCCCCGCCAGCGCTGAAAGAGACCATCCGAACGCACCCCTCCAGAATGCAACCGGGTCAGTTGATGAACCTGTATTGCTCTCATCTGCTGTGGGAAGCAACACAAGCCCCAAACCGCACAGCCCTGCAGCTATGGTGATGCCATCAGCCAATCCCAGCCTCTCCTCCAGGAGCAGGAAAGCCAGAGTCGCCGACAGCGCCGTGGTTGCCAGGCGCCAGGTTGTCGTGGCATTTCCAGGGGAGACGAAGGTTAAGGATGAGTAGGcgcagcagagggagagagagtagGCAATGCCATAACCGAGTAGACGTAGACGATAGCCTTTTGGTCCGAAAGGGTTCTCCCCCTTCTGCAGTGGTACAGCCACAGATAAGAGCTGGACGATGGACCGAACCAAGAGCAGAAACAGGGGGCCGAGGCTGAAGCGCTCAGAAGCCACACGTGTCAGAACGATCAAACAGCCGTGAGACAGCGCCGCCCCGAGCAGCCCCACCCAGGTGAGCCGAGACGCAGACACAGAAGCCTCCCCGAAACTGGCCAGCTGTTCCCCCACCCCTTTCCCAGACCCCTTTGCTGCTTTAGCTCCACCTTcgctcccctcccctcctccggCAGCTTGGGGTTTATGGGTCGTGtccttgtctttgtctctggAGCCAAACAGAGTCAGAGGCCACCTCTTGCTCTCCgtcagctgtttcctgtctgacgTCTCTTCCAGGAAGGAGCCAAAGTCCTCGAAAGACGGAGCATCATCGTAGCCATCGTCCCCGGGTTGGgggaagtgtgtgtgcactccAGGTTGAGGGGAGTAGGGGGTGTGCGTGGCGTATTTGGCTGTGACAGTGTGAGGGTGGATCTTTACTCTTTTCTTAGAGCCTCCCAGGAGGTGAGTGGACTCCATTGTAAAAGTTCAAAGAAGACAGACACCTGAAAGGGAAGAGAAAGGACACTTTTAGAGccacatacaatatatattttacacacgctctctcttcctctttctccctcacgCTGTCCCTCTCTCTAGGATGCCGCTTCTTATCTCATATATCTTTAATAGCCTATGCGAGATAATAATAGCAGTGACTCACATCTCCCCATGTGCCCCGTGAGTTTGGCAGGGAATGTACCTATACGTAAGCTTCGCCCGTCTGAACAGTCACCAGTTTAATTGTTATTTCTGTGTCGTGAGAGTTCAAATTAAATCCACATTAGCAGAAATATAACCATGATGGCAGATTAGCAACACTATTATCACGCCTTTTAGTCTCCTTGGATAACATGACCTtgatgggaggggggggggggtggaaaTTGTTGGCAATGACAGTTACGTAAGCAAGTGCTTCCTGCCTCATTTGtctttcatctctgtctgtctcgaacatttttttttctttcctccgtctctgtctccctcttaaCCCCTCCCTCACTTTAAACATTCAAGCAGTcaaaagaataaatataaatgttctgTACATCTGTTCTGTTATTTGTCAGTCTGTCAAAATATGATATATGTCAGCCTTTACATAAATAACAGGTACCAGAATCTACCATCTCTCCCCTCTTATACCTCCATAATATTCCTGTCAAACAGCTCCCTTTCTCATTTCAGCTGATTTACTCATCTCTTTAACTTTTCTCCTCAAGGTCCTGCTCCACGGATGACTGACTTGAAACCAAAGTAGTAATGGCTCTCTGCAGCAGAACAGTACGGCTGTGCAGGTGCTATAAGGGACACAGCCGCTGCTGCATCTCAGGTTGTAAAACACTAAGCAGTCCACTGGTTTCTCAGCGAATGGGGAGTACTTTCACGTGACATAATGTTCATACAGGTAAAAGGCAGAGGGAGAATGCTGCTCAGTTATTTCCCTGGAGTTGTGAGGAATTGCTCAACAGTAACAGTCAGCAGCTCAACATTTTTTGCTTCCTTGACTTCAGAAGAAATCCATATTTTGAACGAACAGATACGGAGTGAGATTCAAGCATGCAAAAAACGTAAGACAAGACAAAACACTCAAAGGCAAAATGGGATTTTGCGCatttaaatatatcaaaaaatcacattttaaagtttacaatgaactgaaaactaCCTAAC
It contains:
- the slc35g2a gene encoding solute carrier family 35 member G2a — encoded protein: MESTHLLGGSKKRVKIHPHTVTAKYATHTPYSPQPGVHTHFPQPGDDGYDDAPSFEDFGSFLEETSDRKQLTESKRWPLTLFGSRDKDKDTTHKPQAAGGGEGSEGGAKAAKGSGKGVGEQLASFGEASVSASRLTWVGLLGAALSHGCLIVLTRVASERFSLGPLFLLLVRSIVQLLSVAVPLQKGENPFGPKGYRLRLLGYGIAYSLSLCCAYSSLTFVSPGNATTTWRLATTALSATLAFLLLEERLGLADGITIAAGLCGLGLVLLPTADESNTGSSTDPVAFWRGAFGWSLSALAGLWMALALVGYRSLKERVGVGTALFTVSWTGCLLAPASLALLQEGWSWPTSTTAWGLVLGLVACSIAAFLGMTHALTRLHPALVSASQSLEVPVALLLYLTVLPLAPTAPEVVGNVMVILSVGWLVAMKLLPSRGVGRHQREEYEEILDSPIK